One Spinacia oleracea cultivar Varoflay chromosome 4, BTI_SOV_V1, whole genome shotgun sequence DNA segment encodes these proteins:
- the LOC130471744 gene encoding uncharacterized protein, whose amino-acid sequence MGRPRKNHAKTSGKQSKTKDDDLSRPVTRAISKNSQASPMVEDDAISVESSLDPVDPQLFDPEILTPKSSLAALQVRSQVLNGNAQFFDKKPLIVKPWSAEVNYAKDPVKQVPIWIKLPGLDVKYWGEQSIFKIVGQVGKTIRVDQATKNRDKLMFAKVLVEKPPQRKEWRPKTVQQVKEPSLIPTGGVQPAVGEVQVPAVGHMVGSGRDKDGFVQATSFSRQHGQQLRPVITKNSFHALNFEKTDGFDPVGDVAGLLDQGQLIHCFITTRSTGVGFLSTFIYGMNTKEDRVPLWNSLTQISDNCTQPWIIMGDFNALMDVEDRVGAPVRIREIQAMRACMTHCNLSTIKTVGRQFTWNNKQVGEDRVLYRIDRVLANASWSDMFPDVEANFLPEGLFDHSPMILKGYRRTNSKKPFRLQQRLKWLKVELKSLSKAGFSNVEAEDVKTYAVLLEKKLFSTNSLQNAKLQWLEKGDENTKWFHHSIKHKRQQNSIHSIHDMNGNWIDTPDGVKRAFTQFYAALFCNKMHQRTPVNSLIMDRGPRLTDAHRSLLVCNFTLEEIKSALWSIPDHKAPGMDGYNNHFFKSAWHIIKNDLHNAINDFFTTGKILKEINVTSITLIPKIYVPASMSDFRPIACCNVIYKCITKLICSRLSKVFPAIVSPNQGAFVTGRSILHNVLICQDLIKMYNQSQTCPCCLLKEDIRKAYDTVEWGFIEEVMLELGFPPFFVQLIMTCLSTTRYSIFINGEPTELIQPHRGLRQGDPLSPLLFTLCMNYFSRSMKAVGEYPQFRFHTRCRTLQLNHLCFADDLLMFCKGELHSVALLLEGFKIFSDTTGLQANPSKSSVYCCGIEEHTKLNIGTINGFTFGTLPFRYLGVPISTRKLQAGECDLLVDKMVSRIKIWSSRHLSFAGRTHRPGPISWNNLCGSKTQGGLGFRNLAWWNQAAVGKLAWAISQKQDNLWVKWVHAIYVKQKDWLVYRPSMAASWAIKYICKVKQDCSNKLHSTSWLTDQKYSIGVIYQQLCDMTPKWLGFHNSRTHLSVLLKWLHKYCKNPFKRRVAYAAVASIVYQIWRARNLAIWEQTVPSIANTVKCI is encoded by the exons ATGGGAAGACCTCGGAAGAATCATGCCAAAACTTCTGGAAAACAATCAAAAACGAAAGATGATGATCTCTCTAGACCAGTTACACGCGCAATTTCAAAGAATTCTCAAGCTTCTCCAATGGTGGAAGATGACGCCATTTCTGTGGAATCAAGTTTGGACCCAGTTGACCCGCAACTATTTGATCCCGAAATTCTTACTCCTAAATCTTCATTAGCAGCATTACAGGTTCGTTCTCAG GTCTTAAATGGGAATGCTCAATTCTTTGATAAGAAACCCCTCATTGTTAAACCTTGGTCAGCTGAGGTGAATTATGCTAAGGACCCAGTGAAACAGGTGCCAATCTGGATTAAGTTGCCTGGTTTAGATGTGAAATACTGGGGGGAACAGAGTATTTTTAAGATAGTTGGTCAAGTGGGGAAAACAATTAGAGTTGATCAGGCTACAAAAAATAGGGACAAATTGATGTTTGCAAAGGTGTTGGTTGAG AAACCACCACAGAGGAAGGAATGGAGACCTAAAACTGTCCAACAAGTGAAGGAACCTTCACTAATTCCAACTGGTGGGGTGCAGCCAGCTGTTGGAGAAGTCCAGGTTCCTGCAGTGGGACACATGGTGGGGAGTGGGAGGGATAAAGATGGTTTTGTCCAAGCTACCTCCTTCAGTAGACAACATGGGCAACAACTCAGGCCTGTAATTACAAAGAACAGTTTCCATGCTCTCAACTTTGAAAAAACCGATGGATTTGATCCTGTAGGGGATGTAGCTGGTCTGTTGGATCAGGG TCAACTCATTCACTGCTTCATCACTACAAGAAGCACAGGTGTGGGGTTTCTTAGTACCTTCATCTATGGCATGAATACTAAGGAGGATAGAGTGCCTTTATGGAACTCTCTCACTCAGATTTCAGACAACTGTACCCAACCATGGATCATCATGGGGGATTTTAATGCTCTGATGGATGTTGAGGATAGAGTCGGTGCCCCTGTCAGAATTAGGGAAATCCAAGCTATGAGAGCTTGTATGACTCACTGCAACCTGTCCACCATCAAAACAGTGGGGAGACAGTTTACTTGGAATAACAAACAAGTGGGGGAGGACAGGGTGCTGTATAGAATTGATAGAGTGTTGGCTAATGCTAGCTGGTCTGACATGTTTCCTGATGTAGAGGCTAATTTCTTACCAGAAGGCCTATTTGATCATAGCCCTATGATTCTCAAGGGATATAGAAGAACCAATTCCAAGAAACCTTTCAG ATTACAACAAAGGCTGAAATGGCTCAAAGTTGAGCTGAAATCTCTGAGTAAAGCTGGATTTAGCAATGTAGAAGCTGAAGATGTGAAAACTTATGCAGTCCTATTAGAAAAAAAGCTATTCTCCACCAACTCCCTG CAGAATGCTAAACTTCAATGGCTGGAAAAGGGAGATGAAAACACCAAATGGTTTCATCATAGTATCAAGCACAAGAGACAACAGAACTCAATTCATTCAATCCATGATATGAATGGGAACTGGATAGATACCCCTGATGGAGTTAAAAGGGCTTTTACTCAATTCTATGCAGCTTTGTTTTGCAACAAGATGCATCAGAGAACTCCTGTGAACTCTTTGATTATGGATAGGGGGCCAAGGCTAACTGATGCTCATAGAAGCCTGTTGGTATGCAATTTCACCCTAGAAGAGATCAAAAGTGCTTTATGGTCAATTCCTGATCACAAAGCACCTGGCATGGATGGCTACAACAACCACTTCTTCAAATCTGCTTGGCACATCATTAAGAATGACCTGCATAATGCTATCAATGATTTCTTCACTACTGGAAAAATCCTCAAAGAAATCAATGTAACTTCTATCACTTTGATCCCAAAGATTTATGTTCCTGCTTCAATGAGTGATTTTAGACCCATTGCTTGTTGCAATGTTATTTATAAATGCATCACTAAACTCATCTGCAGCAGGCTTAGCAAGGTCTTCCCTGCAATTGTCTCTCCTAATCAAGGAGCCTTTGTTACTGGAAGATCCATTCTCCACAATGTCCTCATTTGCCAGGATTTGATCAAAATGTACAATCaatctcaaacatgtccatgctGCTTGTTGAAAGAGGACATCAGAAAAGCTTATGACACAGTTGAATGGGGCTTTATTGAAGAAGTTATGTTGGAGTTAGGGTTTCCCCCCTTTTTTGTTCAGCTCATCATGACTTGTTTGTCAACCACAAGGTACTCAATTTTCATCAATGGTGAGCCTACTGAGCTAATCCAACCCCATAGAGGTTTGAGACAAGGTGACCCTTTGTCCCCTTTACTTTTCACTCTGTGTATGAACTATTTCTCTAGGTCCATGAAAGCAGTGGGTGAATATCCCCAGTTCAGATTTCACACTAGATGCAGAACACTTCAGTTAAATCATCTGTGCTTTGCTGATGATTTACTAATGTTCTGTAAGGGTGAGCTTCACTCAGTTGCCTTGCTGCTTGAGGGGTTCAAAATATTCTCAGATACCACTGGTCTGCAGGCAAACCCTAGTAAATCCTCAGTTTATTGTTGTGGAATTGAGGAGCACACTAAACTGAATATTGGCACAATCAATGGTTTCACCTTTGGTACTCTTCCTTTTAGGTACCTTGGTGTTCCAATTAGCACCAGGAAGCTCCAAGCTGGTGAATGTGATCTCCTAGTGGACAAAATGGTGTCTAGAATTAAAATCTGGAGCTCTAGACATTTATCCTTTGCAGGAAGAACCCA CAGGCCTGGTCCTATCTCTTGGAACAATCTTTGTGGTTCAAAAACTCAAGGTGGGCTAGGTTTTAGGAATCTGGCTTGGTGGAACCAAGCTGCAGTTGGGAAACTGGCATGGGCTATTTCTCAAAAACAGGATAACCTATGGGTTAAGTGGGTGCATGCTATTTATGTTAAGCAAAAAGATTGGCTGGTGTATAGACCCTCTATGGCTGCAAGTTGGGCTATAAAGTACATTTGCAAGGTAAAGCAGGACTGCTCAAATAAACTTCATTCCACTAGCTGGTTAACTGATCAGAAGTATTCTATTGGGGTCATTTATCAACAGCTGTGTGATATGACTCCAAAG TGGTTGGGGTTTCACAACTCTAGAACTCATCTGTCTGTTTTGCTGAAATGGCTCCACAAGTACTGTAAGAATCCATTCAAAAGGAGAGTTGCTTATGCTGCAGTGGCCAGCATTGTGTATCAGATATGGAGAGCAAGAAATCTGGCTATTTGGGAACAGACAGTTCCTTCTATTGCCAACACTGTGAAATGCATTTAG